Proteins from a genomic interval of Oncorhynchus kisutch isolate 150728-3 linkage group LG28, Okis_V2, whole genome shotgun sequence:
- the LOC109880014 gene encoding RING finger protein 145-like, protein MALKDKLEAVLNVGLRVPSIMLLEILYRWDVSSFFQKIQRSSLNNNPLFQYKYLALYLHYVGYILSLVLLTLPRQHLVKLYLYVLTALLLFAGHQVSRDYVRSELDSGYEEPLYLEPLSMNRFSTALIAQLVVCTLCSCVMQTKRIWLFSAHLLPLVARLCLVPLETIVFINRFAMIFTGLEVIYFLASNLLVPYNLAKTAYRELVQVVEVYGLLALGMSLWNQLVLPVLFMCFWLVLFALQIYSYFSSRDQPTSRERLLFLFLTSIAECCSTPYSLLGLVFTVSFVALGVLTLCKFYLQGYRAFMNDNTMHRGMTEGITLLILAVQTGLIELQVIHRAFLLSIILFIVVASILQSMLEIADPIVLALGASRDKSLWKHFRAVTLCLFLLIFPAYMAYMICQFFLMDFWLLIIISSSILTSLQVLGTLLIYILFMVEEVRKEPVQNMDDVIYYVNGTYRLLEFLVALVVVAYGVSETVFGEWTVMGSTIIFIHSYYNVWLRAQLGWQSFLLRREAVNKIKSLPTASDLQLKKYNDICAICYQDMKSAVITPCSHFFHAGCLKKWLYVQETCPLCHKQLKSQSQPANATAVPAQDILPANPNPAEAGQGEPVAVAAEGDKTVTQNCVPVEGSQASPSSTSANPNLELEGKAEEYALGPQQADTVDSVYLEGQVAGLSQGSGELSLRHRQPQQSASSPAAATSTACGAEL, encoded by the exons GTTACATCCTCAGCCTGGTGCTCCTGACTCTGCCTCGTCAACACCTGGTGAAGCTCTACCTGTACGTGCTAACTGCCCTGCTGCTCTTCGCTGGACACCAGGTGTCCAG GGATTATGTCCGCAGTGAGCTGGACTCTGGGTACGAGGAACCGCTCTACCTGGAGCCACTGTCCATGAACCGCTTCTCCACAGCCCTCATAG ctcagcTGGTGGTGTGCACCCTGTGCTCCTGCGTCATGCAGACCAAGAGGATCTGGCTGTTCTCTGCTCACTTGCTCCCCCTGGTGGCCCGTCTCTGTCTGGTCCCCCTGGAGACCATCGTGTTCATCAACCGCTTCGCCATGATCTTCACGGGCCTCGAGGTCATCTACTTCCTGGCCTCCAACCTGCTGGTGCCCTACAACCTGGCCAAGACCGCCTACAGGGAGCTGGTGCAG GTGGTGGAGGTGTACGGGCTGCTGGCTCTGGGGATGTCTCTGTGGAACCAGCTGGTTCTGCCCGTCCTCTTCATGTGCTTCTGGTTGGTTCTGTTCGCCCTGCAGATCTACAGCTACTTCAGTAGCCGGGACCAGCCCACCTCCAGAGAGAGGCTGCTCTTCCTGTTCCTCACCAG TATTGCagagtgctgcagcaccccctacTCCCTGCTGGGCCTGGTCTTCACTGTTTCCTTCGTGGCCTTGGGCGTCCTCACCCTCTGCAAGTTCTACCTGCAGGGCTACCGAGCCTTCATGAATGACAACACCATGCACCG GGGGATGACAGAGGGCATCACGTTACTGATCCTGGCTGTCCAGACAGGTCTGATCGAACTGCAGGTCATCCACCGAGCCTTCCTCCTGAGTATCATCCTCTTCATCGTGGTGGCCTCCATCCTACAGTCCATGCTGGAGATAGCTGACCCCATTGTACTGGCTCTAGGGGCCTCCCGGGACAA GAGCCTGTGGAAGCACTTCCGGGCCGTGACTCTGTGCTTGTTCCTGCTGATCTTCCCAGCCTATATGGCCTACATGATCTGCCAGTTCTTCCTCATGGACTTCTGGCTCCTCATCATCATCTCCTCTAGCATCCTCACCTcactgcag GTGCTGGGTACCCTGCTCATCTACATCTTGTTCATGGTGGAGGAGGTACGTAAGGAGCCCGTACAGAACATGGACGACGTCATCTACTACGTGAACGGAACCTACCGGCTGCTGGAGTTCCTGGTGGCGCTCGTGGTGGTGGCCTACGGTGTGTCAGAGACTGTGTTCGGGGAGTGGACAGTGATGGGCTCCACCATCATCTTCATTCACTCCTACTACAACGTCTGGCTGCGCGCCCAGCTGGGCTGGCAGAGCTTCCTGCTGCGCAGAGAAGCCGTCAACAAGATCAAGAGCCTTCCCACCGCCTCTGACCTGCAGCTGAAGAAGTACAACGACATCTGCGCCATCTGCTatcag GACATGAAGTCTGCTGTCATCACCCCTTGCAGCCACTTCTTCCACGCTGGCTGTCTCAAGAAGTGGCTTTATGTACAGGAGACCTGCCCCCTCTGTCACAAACAGCTGAAGAGCCAATCACAGCCTGCCAATGCCACCGCAGTACCCGCCCAGGACATTCTACCAGCCAATCCCAACCCAGCAGAGGCTGGGCAAGGAGAGCCAGTGGCTGTTGCGGCTGAGGGGGACAAAACTGTTACTCAGAACTGTGTTCCTGTTGAAGGGAGCCAAGCCAGCCCCTCTTCCACctctgctaaccctaacctagagcTTGAGGGCAAGGCAGAGGAGTATGCCCTGGGCCCCCAGCAGGCTGACACAGTGGACAgtgtgtatttggagggccaggtGGCTGGTCTGTCACAGGGCTCGGGGGAGTTATCTCTCCGGCATCGCCAGCCCCAGCAGTCTGCCTCTTCACCTGCAGCAGCAACATCCACAGCATGTGGAGCTGAACTCTAG